GCCATCCGTCTCGGTCGCTCAGCCCTGTCCATCATCCGGCAGAACATCATCTTCGCCCTCGTCGTCAAGGCTGTTGCCTTGCTCTTGATCCTTCCCAACTGGCTCAACCTCTGGCTGGCCGTCTTGAGCGACACCGGCGCAGCGCTGGTGGTCATCCTGAACGCCCTTCGCCTGCTCAGCCTGAGACCGGATAAAGAACCCATCCATGAATAATATCGAAGGGCTGCCCCATTCTTCGAAAATAGGGCAGCCCTTTCGCCTTCTCTTTATGTATGTTCTACTCGCATCATTTATTGACCAGTTCATGGATGACCCTCGCCCGTTCGATCAGTTCTTGAATGGGCAACTGGGGGTTGGAACGGGAAAGGTTCTCCAGTGTCTTGCCGTAAGAACTCAGGGTAGTCGCCGTGAACGAATCGACCATCATCTCGATCTCGTTGATCATCTGGGGAGACACCTGAACCCCCTGTCGGGTCATAACGGTAAAAAGATCCGCCTTAAACTGCTGTTTCATGGCGCCGCCTCCTCTTTCCCAAAGTCGGCTCTTCTTGATCCAATTATACCCACTGGGATGCATGGGACGAAAGTCCTATTTTTCTTTTGGGCGACTCAAACATGGTTACTGTTGACGAAGGCGCAAAAAAAGAGCCGCTGCGGCTTGCGCCGGCGGCTCTCCCAAAATAGGCGATACCAACGAGGGTAGTATTGCGAAAAGGGCAAGCTGTATCAATACCCTTTTTCCAGGTCGACCACGTTCAGGGGCAGCGGTTTTTCCGCCAAGAAAGCTTCCAGGTTCGTTTCGAAGATCTCCAGCGCCCGGTCGAGGTAGTGCGGAGAGCGGCCGGCCACATGGGGCGTGATGATCACATTGTGCATCTTCCACAAGGGGCTCTCGGCGGAAAGGGGTTCTTCCACGAAGACATCCAAGGCTGCCCCGGCAATCTGACCCTCTTGCAATGCCCGCACCAGGGCCGGTTCATCGATCACCTTACCCCGGGCGATGTTGATCAAAACCGCCGAGCGTTTCATCAGGGAAAACTCATGGGCGCCGAACCGCTGTTCTGATGCCGCCGTCAGGGGCATCGCCAAAACGACAAAGTCGGCCTCGGCGATGGCAAGATCGATCTGGTCGCGGGGATAGGTCTTATGTACGCCCGCCACACCCCGGCCATCGCTGTTCACCCCGGTGACGCGCATCCCGAAGGCGAGGGCGCGTTGGGCGATCTCCACGCCCATGGCGCCGAGCCCGACGATGCAGACCGTCTTTTGATGGATCTCATCGAGCTTGACATGATCCTCCCAGCGGGCCTGCTCCTGCATGCGGACAAAGAAGGGCAACTGGCGGACGAAGGCCAGCATGACACCCAGGGTGTGTTCCGCCGCCTGAACGGCATGGACGCCCTTGGCGCTCGTCAGCGTGATCTCCCGTTCTTTCAGCACGTCGAAAGGGATGTGTTCCAGGCCGCCAGCAAAGGATTGAATCCATCGCAGTTTCGGCGCCCGCCGCAACACATCCGTCGTCAGGCCGTCGCCGTAGGTGACGAGAACGTCAGCGCCTGGCAGAAATTCCAGCGCCTCGCCGGTAGAGCGGCAAATCCGCCACAGTATGCCCGGGTATGTTCTCTCCAGACGTTCGCGGTGCCATTCGGGAAACGGCATCGTTGTGAGGATCTTCATTCGGTTTCCTCCCCTGTCTCAAGTTTCAACCCTGTATGTTCCCGGCATCGTTCAGCCAGCCGGCAGTCCGCACAGGCCGGTTTGCGGGCATGACAAACCTGGCGTCCGTGAAAAATCAGCCAGTGGTGGGCCTTGGCCCAGAGGTTCCGGGGAATGTTGTTCATCAGTTCCTGTTCCGTTTTGACCACATCTTTGGCCTGCGCCAGTCCGAGACGATTGGAGACACGGAAGACATGGGTGTCCACGGCGATCGCCGGTTCCTGAAACGCCTCGGCCAGCACCACATTGGCCGTCTTCCTGCCCACCCCAGGGAGTTCCTCCAATCCCTCCCTATAGCTAGGAATCTGTCCGCCGTGTTTTTCCACCAAGGTGCGACAGGCCGCCAGGATAT
This genomic window from Heliomicrobium undosum contains:
- a CDS encoding D-2-hydroxyacid dehydrogenase, with translation MKILTTMPFPEWHRERLERTYPGILWRICRSTGEALEFLPGADVLVTYGDGLTTDVLRRAPKLRWIQSFAGGLEHIPFDVLKEREITLTSAKGVHAVQAAEHTLGVMLAFVRQLPFFVRMQEQARWEDHVKLDEIHQKTVCIVGLGAMGVEIAQRALAFGMRVTGVNSDGRGVAGVHKTYPRDQIDLAIAEADFVVLAMPLTAASEQRFGAHEFSLMKRSAVLINIARGKVIDEPALVRALQEGQIAGAALDVFVEEPLSAESPLWKMHNVIITPHVAGRSPHYLDRALEIFETNLEAFLAEKPLPLNVVDLEKGY
- the nth gene encoding endonuclease III yields the protein MDRHALILATLADMYPDARCALNFRNPFELLIATMLAAQATDKSVNRVTPALFAKAPTPEAMLLLTQEELEDLIKSIGLYRNKARNILAACRTLVEKHGGQIPSYREGLEELPGVGRKTANVVLAEAFQEPAIAVDTHVFRVSNRLGLAQAKDVVKTEQELMNNIPRNLWAKAHHWLIFHGRQVCHARKPACADCRLAERCREHTGLKLETGEETE